The genomic segment CGCAGCTTCACGCGCTTCCGCACCTCGGTGCAGAGCATCGTCGGATACAAGCACGTCATCCCCACGCACCAGGGCCGCGCCGCCGAGCGCATTCTCTTCCACGTAATGTGCAAGAAAGGCGACGTGGTACCGAACAATACCCATTTCGACACTACGCGCGCCAATGTCGAGTACGCCGGCGCCGAAGCGGTCGATCTGCCCGTCCGCGAAGGCTGCCTCCCGGCGCTGCAATATCCCTTCAAAGGCAACATGGATGTGGAGGCGCTGGAAGGGCTGATCGCTCGCGTCGGACGCGAGCGCGTTCCGCTGGTCATGCTGACAGTGACCAACAATTCCGGCGGCGGCCAGCCGGTATCCATGGAAAATGTCCGCCGGGTAAGCAACGTCTGCCGGAAGCACGGAATCCCGCTTTATTTCGACGCCTGCCGGTTCGCGGAAAATTCATACTTCATCAAACTGCGCGAGGAGGGATTCGCGGGAAAGTCTCCTAAGGAAATTGCGCAGCAGATGTTCCGCTACGGCGACGGTTGCACTATGTCGGCAAAGAAGGACGGCATGGCGAATATCGGCGGCTTCCTTTGCACCAACAACGACCAGCTCGCCCAGCAGGAAAAAGACCTGCTCATCCTGACCGAAGGATATCCAACCTACGGCGGCTTGGCCGGTCGAGACCTGGAAGCGGTCGCGGTCGGACTGCAGGAGGCGCTGCACGAAGACTACCTGCGGTACCGCATCAGCTCGACGGCATACCTGGGAGATCACATCGCTTCTCACGGGGTGCCGATCGTGCAGCCTCCCGGCGGTCACGCGATTTACCTGGATGCACGCGCCTTCCTGCCGCAGGTGCCGGCCGAACAGTTTCCCGGCGTCGCGTTGGCGGCCGAGCTTTATCTGGAAGGCGGTATCCGCTCCGTGGAGATTGGGACGCTCATGTTCGGCGCCGCCGCCAAAATGGACTTGGTGCGGTTAGCGATCCCGCGGCGTGTCTATACCCAGAGCCACATCGACTATGTGGTGGAGGTCATCCTGGAAGTGTGGCGTCGGCGCGAGCAGATCGGCGGCTTGAAGTTGGGCTACGAAGCGCCTTTCCTGCGACATTTCACAGCGCGCCTGGAGCCGATCGCTAAAGCAGTCGCCGTAAAAGCCTGACCGCACACTCAGCAATTAAGTAAGAAAGAGGAATGTTCAGGGATCGTCTGCCATTCTTCATCCTCCACCCGACTTCTGACTTCTCACTGAAGCGCGGTTTCGTGCCTACTT from the Terriglobales bacterium genome contains:
- a CDS encoding tryptophanase; amino-acid sequence: MVRTIIEPFRIKSVEPIRWTTRAQREQLLRDAHYNLFLLSADDVLIDLLTDSGTGAMSTYQWAAIMEGDESYAGSRSFTRFRTSVQSIVGYKHVIPTHQGRAAERILFHVMCKKGDVVPNNTHFDTTRANVEYAGAEAVDLPVREGCLPALQYPFKGNMDVEALEGLIARVGRERVPLVMLTVTNNSGGGQPVSMENVRRVSNVCRKHGIPLYFDACRFAENSYFIKLREEGFAGKSPKEIAQQMFRYGDGCTMSAKKDGMANIGGFLCTNNDQLAQQEKDLLILTEGYPTYGGLAGRDLEAVAVGLQEALHEDYLRYRISSTAYLGDHIASHGVPIVQPPGGHAIYLDARAFLPQVPAEQFPGVALAAELYLEGGIRSVEIGTLMFGAAAKMDLVRLAIPRRVYTQSHIDYVVEVILEVWRRREQIGGLKLGYEAPFLRHFTARLEPIAKAVAVKA